In one window of Nakamurella sp. PAMC28650 DNA:
- a CDS encoding cobalamin biosynthesis protein produces MTSDSRAAARALGLLLGVAADRLFGDPRRFHPVSGFGSGAAALERRDYRDARIAGVAHVSLLVGGAAVLGSAVESFARRPVVRVLTTAAATFVVLGGRSLEREARTISGQLLAEDLPAAREQVTHLVGRDTTELDAAAIIRATVESVAENTADAVVAPLMWGAVAGIPGLLAYRAANTLDAMIGHRSARYLRFGWAAARLDDVVNWVPARLSVGLVALCAPAVGGRPSAAISAARRDGPAHPSPNAGPVEAAFAGALGRRIGGVNVYHGRTEDRGRLGDGPAPEIPDILRVATLSAVVSGAAAVLAAAVVLVLPAPRVLRRPRR; encoded by the coding sequence GTGACGAGCGATTCCCGCGCCGCAGCCAGGGCTCTCGGCCTCCTGCTCGGCGTCGCGGCCGACCGGCTGTTCGGCGACCCCCGCCGGTTCCACCCGGTGTCCGGCTTCGGGTCGGGTGCCGCCGCGTTGGAGCGCCGGGACTACCGGGACGCCCGGATCGCCGGTGTCGCGCACGTCAGCCTGCTGGTCGGTGGGGCCGCGGTGCTCGGATCGGCGGTCGAGAGCTTCGCGCGGCGGCCGGTGGTCAGGGTGCTGACCACGGCTGCGGCCACTTTCGTCGTCCTCGGAGGCCGGTCGCTGGAACGGGAGGCACGGACGATCTCGGGGCAGTTGCTCGCGGAGGATCTTCCGGCGGCCCGTGAGCAGGTCACCCACCTCGTCGGCCGCGACACCACGGAACTCGATGCCGCTGCCATCATCCGGGCGACCGTCGAGTCCGTCGCGGAGAACACCGCAGACGCGGTGGTCGCGCCGCTGATGTGGGGGGCGGTCGCCGGGATCCCGGGACTGCTGGCCTACCGGGCCGCGAACACCCTCGACGCGATGATCGGTCACCGCAGCGCGCGCTATCTTCGATTCGGTTGGGCTGCAGCACGTCTGGACGACGTGGTGAACTGGGTGCCGGCGCGGCTGTCGGTGGGTCTGGTCGCGCTGTGTGCCCCGGCGGTCGGCGGCCGTCCGTCAGCGGCGATCAGTGCCGCACGCCGTGACGGGCCGGCCCACCCCAGTCCGAACGCGGGTCCGGTCGAGGCGGCCTTCGCCGGGGCACTGGGCCGGCGGATCGGCGGAGTCAACGTCTACCACGGTCGGACCGAGGACCGCGGCAGGTTGGGCGACGGGCCGGCCCCGGAGATTCCCGACATCCTGCGGGTGGCAACGCTTTCAGCAGTGGTATCGGGCGCCGCAGCGGTCCTCGCCGCCGCAGTGGTGCTGGTCCTGCCCGCACCGCGCGTCCTCCGCCGTCCTCGCCGGTGA
- the cobU gene encoding bifunctional adenosylcobinamide kinase/adenosylcobinamide-phosphate guanylyltransferase — protein MPARRTLVTGGVRSGKSTRAESLLAQEVSVTYVAPGQLPDPVADAEWAERVALHQARRPAHWKTVETVEVAAAVSAAPGAVLLDCLGTWVTAVMDQLQGWERPTGQWRPEFDARVQDLATAWRLAPGPLVAVTNEVGMGVVPEHRSGRLFRDLLGTVNQQIAAVSDDVLLVIAGRVLRL, from the coding sequence ATGCCAGCCCGCCGCACCCTGGTGACCGGTGGTGTCCGATCCGGAAAGTCCACCCGGGCGGAGTCCCTGCTGGCGCAGGAGGTCTCGGTGACCTATGTGGCCCCCGGCCAGCTTCCGGACCCGGTCGCCGACGCCGAGTGGGCCGAACGGGTTGCGCTGCACCAGGCCCGCCGGCCGGCGCACTGGAAGACCGTCGAGACCGTCGAGGTCGCCGCGGCGGTGTCAGCCGCACCCGGTGCGGTCCTGCTCGACTGCCTGGGCACCTGGGTGACCGCGGTGATGGATCAACTGCAGGGCTGGGAACGGCCGACCGGGCAGTGGCGCCCCGAGTTCGATGCCAGGGTCCAGGATCTGGCCACGGCCTGGCGGCTGGCGCCGGGCCCGCTGGTCGCCGTCACGAACGAGGTCGGCATGGGCGTGGTCCCGGAACATCGCTCCGGACGGCTGTTCCGCGACCTGCTCGGCACCGTCAACCAGCAGATCGCCGCGGTCAGCGACGACGTCCTGCTGGTGATCGCCGGCCGCGTGCTCAGGTTGTGA
- a CDS encoding adenosylcobinamide-GDP ribazoletransferase: MIGDGLRLAVGTLTAFPVGAPRRVDASTARVAMLASPLAVLPIAVAAAAAGELARLVALPPLIVAALVVGTFALGSRGLHLDGLADTADGLTASYDRERALEIMRRGNTGPAGAATLVLILLLQTASLAAVLDRPWGLLGGVVLLVLARWALLVGCAAGIPAARPGGLGATVAGVVPQTAAAVGGLVAAGIASAVMALSGRPWWQGPAAVVLAAAVVIALIRRCSRRFGGITGDVLGAGIEVAATCLLIGAAAGR, translated from the coding sequence ATGATCGGTGACGGGCTGCGGCTGGCCGTCGGCACGCTGACCGCCTTCCCTGTCGGGGCTCCACGACGCGTCGACGCCTCGACCGCGCGGGTGGCGATGCTGGCATCGCCGCTGGCCGTCCTTCCGATCGCCGTGGCAGCGGCCGCCGCCGGCGAACTCGCCCGCCTCGTGGCGCTGCCGCCGTTGATCGTGGCCGCCCTGGTCGTGGGGACGTTCGCGCTGGGTAGCCGTGGTCTGCACCTGGACGGACTGGCCGACACCGCCGACGGTCTGACGGCGTCCTACGACCGGGAGCGTGCGCTGGAGATCATGCGCCGGGGCAATACCGGCCCGGCCGGCGCTGCCACCCTGGTGTTGATCCTGCTGCTGCAGACCGCTTCCCTGGCCGCGGTTCTCGATCGTCCCTGGGGATTGCTCGGCGGAGTCGTGCTCCTCGTCCTGGCTCGCTGGGCGCTGCTGGTTGGCTGCGCCGCCGGGATCCCCGCGGCCCGGCCGGGCGGTCTGGGCGCGACGGTGGCCGGGGTGGTGCCGCAGACCGCCGCCGCAGTCGGGGGCCTGGTCGCCGCCGGTATCGCGTCCGCCGTGATGGCGCTCTCCGGACGTCCGTGGTGGCAGGGACCGGCCGCGGTGGTCCTGGCCGCCGCGGTCGTCATCGCCCTGATCCGGCGCTGCAGCCGGCGATTCGGCGGCATCACCGGCGATGTCCTGGGGGCCGGCATCGAGGTGGCCGCCACCTGCCTGCTGATCGGCGCGGCCGCCGGCAGATGA
- a CDS encoding histidine phosphatase family protein, translating to MTADRPDQGTPAPAAPALPATPAFPAAPAAAAVHLVRHGQSTWNVQGRVQGQNDGAELTPLGRQQAAAVAQLLLGFDATRLLTSDLRRAVQTAEIIGAATGLTPIESSLLREQGLGILEGMDSAQAALEWEAAAQRALQQYGEPVPATSIRLPGGESMRDVLGRVGGILASPWITDAAGDVVIVSHGDTIRIMLALLLGDDFDVLDWRPVESGEVHSIHRTPSGAVEHVVTAIGFVG from the coding sequence ATGACCGCCGACCGCCCGGATCAGGGGACGCCGGCCCCGGCCGCTCCGGCCCTCCCAGCGACCCCGGCCTTCCCAGCGGCCCCCGCGGCCGCGGCCGTCCACCTGGTGCGACACGGGCAGTCCACCTGGAACGTGCAGGGCCGCGTACAGGGCCAGAACGACGGGGCGGAGCTGACCCCGCTCGGACGGCAACAGGCGGCCGCGGTGGCCCAGCTGCTCCTCGGGTTCGACGCCACCCGGCTGCTGACCTCGGACCTCCGGCGCGCCGTCCAGACCGCTGAGATCATCGGAGCGGCAACCGGTCTCACGCCGATCGAGAGCAGCCTGCTGCGGGAACAGGGCCTGGGCATCCTGGAGGGGATGGACAGCGCGCAGGCCGCGCTCGAGTGGGAAGCAGCGGCGCAGCGGGCCCTGCAGCAGTACGGGGAGCCCGTTCCGGCCACCTCGATCCGGCTCCCCGGGGGCGAATCCATGCGCGACGTACTCGGCCGCGTCGGGGGCATCCTGGCCTCGCCCTGGATCACCGACGCCGCCGGCGACGTCGTCATCGTCTCGCACGGCGACACCATCCGCATCATGTTGGCGCTCCTGCTCGGTGACGACTTCGACGTGCTGGACTGGCGTCCGGTGGAAAGCGGTGAGGTGCATTCGATCCACCGCACGCCGTCCGGCGCGGTGGAGCACGTCGTCACGGCCATCGGCTTCGTCGGATGA
- the cobA gene encoding uroporphyrinogen-III C-methyltransferase gives MSGPIAGLLVDLPVRGREVVVVGGGVAALGRVAALRASRATVVVFSTDPVASVADFAERELITLHEREVTDEDLANAWLIYAATGDPQADAEIVSRATALRRFCLIGTGLASHEPAGGRLKPGGRVVLVGGGPGDPGLLTLTGMRAIQEADVVIADRLAPLAALQWVRPGTEIIDVAKIPRGEFTSQEEINRLLIAHARAGKSVVRLKGGDNFVFGRGGEEWQACAAAGIEVQLVPGVSSALAAPALAGIPVTHRSLNQGFTVVSGHVPPDDPRSTLDWAALARTGTALVVMMGVATLPAISAKLIASGMDPATPAATVADAGHPGQRTVRATLADIAAATVAAGLVPPAVTVIGSVAGFDPLAPE, from the coding sequence ATGAGCGGTCCGATCGCAGGTCTGCTGGTCGATCTGCCGGTCCGGGGCCGTGAGGTCGTGGTCGTCGGGGGCGGGGTCGCCGCGCTCGGACGGGTGGCCGCGCTGCGCGCCAGTCGGGCGACGGTGGTGGTGTTCTCGACCGACCCGGTGGCCTCGGTGGCCGACTTCGCCGAACGCGAACTGATCACGCTGCACGAGCGGGAGGTCACCGATGAGGACCTCGCGAACGCCTGGTTGATCTACGCGGCCACCGGGGATCCGCAGGCGGACGCCGAGATCGTCAGCCGTGCAACGGCGCTGCGCCGGTTCTGCCTGATCGGGACCGGGCTGGCCTCGCACGAGCCGGCCGGCGGGCGGCTGAAGCCCGGCGGCCGCGTCGTGCTGGTCGGCGGGGGACCGGGCGACCCCGGCCTGCTGACGTTGACCGGGATGCGGGCCATCCAGGAGGCCGACGTGGTGATCGCCGACCGGTTGGCTCCCCTGGCCGCCTTGCAGTGGGTGCGGCCCGGCACCGAGATCATCGATGTGGCCAAGATTCCGCGCGGCGAGTTCACCTCGCAGGAGGAGATCAACCGGTTGCTGATCGCGCACGCCCGGGCCGGGAAGTCCGTCGTGCGGCTCAAGGGCGGGGACAACTTCGTCTTCGGGCGCGGCGGCGAGGAATGGCAGGCCTGCGCGGCGGCCGGCATCGAGGTGCAGTTGGTGCCCGGGGTGTCGTCGGCGCTGGCAGCGCCGGCACTGGCCGGGATCCCGGTGACCCATCGCAGCCTGAACCAGGGTTTCACCGTGGTCAGCGGCCACGTCCCGCCCGACGATCCCCGGTCGACGCTCGACTGGGCCGCGCTGGCCAGGACGGGTACCGCCCTGGTCGTCATGATGGGAGTGGCGACCCTGCCGGCGATCTCGGCCAAGCTGATCGCGTCGGGGATGGACCCGGCTACACCCGCTGCGACCGTCGCCGACGCCGGCCATCCCGGCCAGCGCACCGTGCGGGCCACCCTGGCGGACATCGCGGCGGCGACCGTCGCCGCCGGTCTCGTCCCACCCGCGGTCACCGTCATCGGGTCGGTGGCGGGCTTCGACCCGCTGGCCCCGGAATGA
- a CDS encoding cobyrinate a,c-diamide synthase: MAGLTSLPRIVIAAPASGHGKTTIAIGLMAALRNAGYVVSGHKVGPDYIDPGYHSLATGRPGRNLDPHLVGEHRLVPLLLHGAATPEQADIAVIEGVMGLFDGAIGREGFASTAHVAGVVRAPVILVVDISSASRTHAAVVHGLATFDTSVRIAGVILNKGASARHSGEVVSALEATGIPVLGVLDRDVGVAAPSRHLGLVPAQEREDARAALDLLAARIASAIDLDEVVRIARGATDLPSTPWDPEQELVPFDLPSPAGRPVVAVAGGRAFTFRYAETDELLRAAGLQPVIFDPISDGALPAGTQGIYLGGGFPEVHADGLAANTAMRESLRAAIDAGVPTVAECAGLLYLADTVDGAGMVGVIPAGARMTPKLTLSYRTAISPADSLLAPAGFRSTGHEFHRTTVEPASGATAAWLLDGVPAGFSEDPAGTGRPTLHASYLHTHWAGYPSMAAAFAHAVHAAIPWSDGGPATTAGPAGALRPVVDAGPVEVDLDHHGDAEISGDLVDLAVNVRLTRPPGWLAARITDSVADLAHYPRPGEAIEAIAARHRRPVGQVLPTSGGAEAFTLLARALRPRKAVVVHPQFTEPEAALVAAGHPVHRVILRAADGFTLEARQIPPDADLVFIGNPTNPTGTLHASTVLRDLVRPGRTVVVDEAFMDAVPQEPESLAGANLPGLVVLRSLTKTWGIAGLRAGYALGDESVIAAMRAQQPHWPVSTPALVAIVACLEPDALAEAAEAASVIAAHREVLTAGLAELGLPVVGRPCTPFVLVDTGAIGRNGSVREALRGHGFAVRRGDTFPGLGQDWIRIAVREPAVSRRLLGHLATLAAAAGADRRRERAGTAAVQEVRA; encoded by the coding sequence ATGGCGGGGCTGACGTCGCTCCCGAGGATCGTCATCGCAGCGCCGGCCTCCGGGCACGGCAAGACGACGATTGCGATCGGCCTGATGGCCGCTCTGCGCAACGCCGGCTACGTCGTCTCCGGCCACAAGGTGGGCCCGGACTACATCGATCCCGGATACCACTCGCTGGCGACCGGCCGTCCAGGTCGCAATCTCGATCCACACCTGGTGGGCGAGCACCGTCTGGTCCCGCTCCTCCTGCACGGTGCGGCCACGCCGGAGCAGGCAGACATCGCCGTCATCGAAGGCGTGATGGGCCTGTTCGACGGTGCCATCGGACGCGAGGGCTTCGCCTCGACCGCCCATGTGGCCGGTGTGGTCAGGGCGCCGGTGATCCTCGTCGTCGACATCTCGTCGGCGTCCCGCACCCACGCCGCGGTGGTCCACGGGCTGGCCACCTTCGACACCTCGGTCCGGATCGCCGGCGTCATCCTCAACAAGGGTGCCTCCGCCCGTCATTCCGGTGAGGTCGTCTCGGCGCTCGAGGCCACCGGAATCCCGGTGCTGGGCGTGCTCGACCGGGACGTCGGGGTCGCCGCCCCGTCACGACACCTCGGCCTGGTCCCGGCGCAGGAGCGGGAGGATGCGCGGGCCGCTCTCGACCTCCTCGCCGCACGGATCGCGAGTGCGATCGACCTGGACGAGGTCGTCCGGATCGCCCGGGGTGCAACGGATCTGCCGTCGACCCCGTGGGACCCGGAGCAGGAACTCGTGCCCTTCGACCTGCCTTCCCCAGCCGGCCGGCCGGTGGTCGCCGTGGCCGGGGGCAGGGCCTTCACGTTCCGGTACGCCGAGACCGACGAACTGCTGCGGGCGGCCGGTCTGCAGCCGGTGATCTTCGACCCGATCTCCGACGGCGCTCTCCCGGCGGGCACCCAGGGCATCTACCTCGGTGGCGGTTTCCCCGAGGTGCACGCGGACGGACTCGCGGCCAACACCGCGATGCGGGAATCGTTGCGGGCAGCCATCGATGCCGGTGTCCCGACGGTGGCCGAGTGCGCCGGGCTGCTGTACCTCGCCGACACCGTGGACGGAGCAGGCATGGTGGGCGTGATCCCGGCCGGGGCCCGGATGACCCCGAAACTCACCCTCTCCTACCGCACCGCGATCAGCCCGGCCGATTCCCTGCTGGCTCCGGCCGGGTTTCGCTCCACCGGACACGAGTTCCACCGCACCACCGTCGAACCCGCCAGCGGCGCCACGGCGGCCTGGCTGCTGGACGGCGTCCCGGCCGGCTTCAGCGAGGACCCGGCGGGTACCGGACGGCCGACGCTGCACGCGTCCTACCTGCATACCCACTGGGCCGGATACCCCTCCATGGCCGCAGCTTTCGCCCACGCCGTGCATGCCGCCATCCCGTGGTCCGACGGAGGCCCTGCGACGACGGCCGGCCCGGCCGGAGCACTGCGGCCCGTCGTGGATGCCGGGCCCGTCGAGGTCGACCTGGACCATCACGGCGACGCGGAGATCAGCGGCGACCTGGTGGATCTCGCCGTCAACGTCAGGCTGACGAGGCCGCCGGGCTGGCTGGCGGCCCGGATCACCGACAGCGTCGCTGATCTCGCGCACTATCCGCGTCCGGGCGAGGCGATCGAGGCGATCGCGGCCCGCCACCGGCGTCCAGTCGGGCAGGTGCTCCCCACCTCCGGTGGCGCGGAGGCGTTCACCCTGCTGGCCAGGGCCCTGCGGCCCCGGAAGGCCGTGGTGGTCCACCCCCAGTTCACCGAACCGGAGGCCGCCCTGGTCGCGGCCGGGCATCCGGTCCACCGGGTGATCCTGCGTGCTGCAGACGGTTTCACCCTCGAGGCCCGGCAGATTCCGCCGGACGCCGACCTGGTGTTCATCGGCAACCCGACGAACCCGACCGGCACGTTGCACGCATCGACCGTGCTCAGGGACCTGGTGCGCCCGGGACGGACCGTGGTGGTCGACGAGGCCTTCATGGACGCGGTTCCGCAGGAGCCCGAATCGTTGGCCGGCGCGAACCTGCCGGGCCTCGTGGTCCTGCGGTCGCTGACCAAGACCTGGGGCATAGCGGGCCTGCGGGCCGGATACGCCCTCGGCGACGAGTCGGTCATCGCCGCGATGCGGGCCCAGCAGCCTCACTGGCCGGTGTCCACCCCGGCGCTCGTCGCCATCGTCGCCTGCCTGGAGCCGGACGCGCTGGCCGAGGCGGCCGAGGCCGCCTCGGTGATCGCGGCGCATCGTGAGGTACTGACGGCCGGACTCGCCGAACTGGGCCTTCCCGTCGTCGGCAGACCGTGCACGCCGTTCGTGCTGGTCGACACCGGCGCGATCGGACGGAACGGTTCCGTCAGAGAAGCCCTGCGCGGGCATGGCTTCGCCGTGCGCCGCGGAGACACGTTCCCGGGGTTGGGGCAGGACTGGATCCGGATCGCGGTCCGGGAACCCGCGGTCAGCCGAAGGTTACTGGGTCACCTGGCCACCCTCGCGGCCGCGGCGGGCGCCGACAGGCGGCGCGAGCGGGCCGGAACCGCTGCGGTGCAGGAGGTACGGGCATGA
- the cobO gene encoding cob(I)yrinic acid a,c-diamide adenosyltransferase, producing MPQGQPESVPQDGLTTRQRRNRPLLMVHTGDGKGKSTAAFGLALRGWNQGWSVGVFQFVKNAKWRIGEQTAFETLGALHDEQGTGGPIEWHKMGSGWSWSRQAGSESDHAAQAADGWQEIKRRLLAQTHGLYVLDEFTYPINWGWVDIDDVVSTLAERTGHQHVVITGRRADPKLLEAADLVTEMTCVKHPMDVGQKGQRGIEW from the coding sequence ATGCCGCAGGGACAACCGGAATCCGTTCCCCAGGACGGTCTGACGACGCGGCAGCGACGCAATCGCCCTCTGCTGATGGTGCATACCGGCGACGGCAAGGGAAAGTCCACTGCAGCCTTCGGTCTCGCGCTGCGCGGTTGGAACCAGGGATGGTCGGTCGGTGTGTTCCAGTTCGTCAAGAACGCGAAGTGGCGGATCGGCGAGCAGACCGCCTTCGAGACCCTGGGCGCGCTGCACGACGAGCAGGGCACGGGAGGGCCCATCGAGTGGCACAAGATGGGTTCGGGATGGTCGTGGAGCCGCCAGGCCGGCTCCGAATCCGACCATGCGGCGCAGGCCGCCGACGGCTGGCAGGAGATCAAGCGCCGACTGCTGGCGCAGACCCACGGGTTGTACGTCCTCGACGAGTTCACCTATCCGATCAACTGGGGCTGGGTCGACATCGACGACGTGGTCAGCACTCTGGCGGAACGAACCGGTCACCAGCACGTGGTGATCACCGGGCGGCGGGCCGACCCCAAACTACTGGAGGCCGCCGACCTGGTCACCGAGATGACCTGTGTCAAACACCCGATGGACGTCGGGCAGAAGGGGCAGAGGGGGATCGAGTGGTGA
- a CDS encoding VWA domain-containing protein, with translation MRTFPFTAVVGSDDMALALALCAVSPAIGGVLVRGEKGTAKSTMVRALAALLPPVDVVDGCRFSCDPHDPDPACPDVAQHAGTSTLRPARLVELPVGATEDRVIGSLHLEKALSAGVTEYEPGLLAAAHRGLLYVDEVNLLHDHLVDLLLDAAAMGRSTVERDGVSVAHAARFVLVGTMNPEEGELRPQLLDRFGLTVQISAPRDPGLRAEVIRRRLAFDANPDSFARRYEVVEREMAARIRQGQADLAGVTLSDAALVKIAEVCSVFEVDGMRADIVTARAAVAHAAWHGRTAVSRADIRAAARLALPHRRRRNPFDAPGLDEDLLDAVLGDQEPDPDAPQPDEPSSDRRPSDGPVPDGARTDADGLPEDESAAAERAGAAARDGRAARDGRDGEPESFEIRDAGPDVAGGPDRDVAAERRPSAAPSAGPDAGGAATSSTATSGAAFRTKLFTVAGSGEGEAGKRSRAITSLGRTVGAMPLVGRSGGSVHLTATVRAAAPQQVSRGRTGPGLLLQHDDLRMAVKEGRESNLVLLCVDASGSMAARKRMEQIKTAVLSLLMDAYQRRDKVALVTFRGAGATLALPPTSSVEVAARRLEDLPAGGRTPLAEGLLMSREILRLERIRDPRRRPLLVVVTDGRATAGDDALRRSRRAAALLAAERVSSLVIDCESGPFRMGLAGALARSLAAQYVPLAEVGAQALAGAVREVRDVGDVRGSNGDGRPAGRHGRAAGRNGRAAGRNGRAA, from the coding sequence ATGCGCACCTTTCCCTTCACAGCCGTCGTCGGATCCGACGACATGGCCCTGGCGCTGGCTCTGTGCGCCGTCTCCCCGGCGATCGGCGGAGTGCTCGTCCGCGGGGAGAAGGGCACCGCCAAATCGACGATGGTTCGCGCGCTGGCCGCACTGCTGCCCCCCGTCGACGTCGTCGACGGATGCCGCTTCTCCTGCGATCCCCACGACCCTGACCCGGCCTGCCCCGACGTCGCACAGCACGCCGGTACCTCGACGCTGCGCCCGGCCCGGCTGGTGGAACTCCCGGTCGGTGCGACCGAGGATCGGGTGATCGGCTCCCTCCACCTGGAGAAGGCGCTCTCGGCGGGTGTCACCGAGTACGAGCCCGGGCTGCTCGCGGCCGCACATCGCGGCCTGCTCTACGTCGACGAGGTGAACCTGCTGCACGATCACCTGGTCGATCTGCTGCTCGACGCTGCGGCGATGGGCCGGTCGACGGTCGAGCGCGACGGCGTCTCGGTCGCCCACGCCGCCCGCTTCGTGCTGGTCGGGACGATGAATCCGGAGGAAGGCGAACTGCGCCCGCAACTGCTGGACCGGTTCGGGCTGACGGTCCAGATCAGTGCACCCCGTGATCCCGGTCTGCGGGCCGAGGTGATCCGCCGGCGACTGGCCTTCGACGCCAACCCGGACAGCTTCGCCCGGCGCTACGAGGTTGTGGAACGGGAGATGGCGGCCCGGATCCGGCAGGGACAGGCGGACCTCGCCGGGGTCACCCTCTCCGATGCCGCGCTGGTCAAGATCGCCGAGGTGTGCTCGGTCTTCGAAGTGGACGGCATGCGCGCGGACATCGTGACCGCGAGAGCTGCGGTGGCGCACGCCGCCTGGCACGGGCGGACGGCGGTGAGCCGGGCCGACATCCGCGCGGCAGCCCGGCTGGCCCTGCCACATCGCCGTCGCCGCAACCCTTTCGATGCTCCTGGCCTCGACGAGGATCTACTGGATGCCGTGCTCGGCGACCAGGAACCAGACCCTGACGCCCCGCAGCCGGACGAGCCGTCCTCTGACCGACGGCCGTCCGACGGCCCCGTGCCCGACGGTGCGCGGACCGATGCCGACGGACTCCCGGAGGACGAGAGTGCGGCCGCCGAGCGCGCCGGGGCCGCCGCCCGCGATGGCCGCGCCGCCCGCGATGGTCGCGATGGTGAGCCGGAGTCGTTCGAGATCCGAGACGCAGGGCCGGATGTGGCCGGCGGCCCTGATCGGGATGTAGCGGCCGAACGCAGGCCGTCTGCCGCCCCGTCTGCCGGCCCGGATGCCGGCGGTGCGGCGACGAGCAGCACGGCGACTTCCGGAGCCGCCTTCCGGACGAAGCTGTTCACCGTCGCCGGTAGCGGCGAGGGCGAGGCCGGCAAGCGGTCGCGCGCCATCACCTCGCTGGGCCGGACGGTCGGCGCGATGCCGCTGGTCGGCCGGTCCGGCGGCAGCGTGCACCTGACCGCAACGGTGAGAGCCGCAGCGCCGCAACAGGTGAGCCGGGGACGCACCGGGCCCGGCCTGCTCCTGCAGCACGACGACCTCCGGATGGCCGTCAAGGAGGGCCGCGAATCCAACCTGGTGCTGCTGTGCGTCGACGCCTCGGGTTCGATGGCGGCCCGCAAGCGGATGGAGCAGATCAAGACGGCTGTGCTGTCCCTGCTGATGGACGCCTACCAACGACGGGACAAGGTCGCTCTGGTGACCTTCCGCGGGGCCGGCGCCACGCTGGCCCTGCCGCCGACGTCGTCCGTCGAGGTCGCCGCCCGCCGACTGGAGGACCTTCCGGCGGGAGGACGCACGCCGCTTGCCGAGGGCCTGCTGATGTCCAGGGAAATCCTCCGGCTGGAACGGATCCGGGATCCCCGGCGGCGTCCACTGCTGGTGGTCGTCACCGACGGGCGGGCCACCGCCGGCGACGACGCGCTGCGCCGCTCGCGCCGCGCCGCCGCGCTCCTGGCGGCCGAGCGGGTCTCGAGTCTGGTGATCGACTGCGAGAGCGGTCCGTTCCGGATGGGTCTGGCCGGTGCGCTCGCCCGGAGCCTGGCCGCCCAGTACGTCCCACTGGCCGAGGTGGGGGCCCAGGCCCTGGCCGGGGCCGTCCGTGAGGTCCGTGACGTAGGTGACGTCCGTGGCAGCAACGGCGACGGCCGGCCCGCCGGACGTCACGGCCGGGCAGCCGGACGCAACGGCCGGGCAGCCGGACGCAACGGCCGGGCAGCCTGA
- the cbiE gene encoding precorrin-6y C5,15-methyltransferase (decarboxylating) subunit CbiE, translated as MPTDPPEPTAAPSHRVIVVGIGADGWAGLGEAARQVVMAAPLVIGGHRHQGLLPDLPGQDRRRWPTPLLPNLAALLAEYRDRQIVVLASGDPMRSGIGTALIERLGPDQVRVIPAISSVALAGARMGWSAESTDVVTVVGRNPHSVLARLGPERRLIVLSSDQHTPALVAALLVGAGYGSSRMTVLGELGGPDESAESATAAAWTSDSPRLNLICLELQPDHGTPLLAGIPGLPDTAFENDGQLTKRDVRASALSRLGPVPGQLLWDVGAGAGSVAIEWARTDPRCSAIALEQDPERAARITRNAQSLGVPGVRVITGPAPAVLAGLPTPQAVFVGGGATASGVIDKCWGALAPGGRLVVHGVTLETDAVLADRYRSLGGELVRLSVERAAPIGSFTGWTPARAVTQWSITKVPTAGHPAEGGTS; from the coding sequence ATGCCCACCGACCCGCCGGAGCCGACCGCTGCGCCCAGCCACCGGGTGATCGTCGTCGGGATCGGGGCCGACGGCTGGGCCGGTCTCGGGGAGGCGGCCCGACAGGTGGTCATGGCCGCCCCGCTGGTCATCGGCGGCCATCGTCACCAGGGGCTCCTGCCCGACCTCCCCGGCCAGGACCGACGCCGCTGGCCCACCCCGCTGCTACCGAATCTGGCCGCGCTGCTGGCCGAGTACCGCGACCGGCAGATCGTCGTCCTCGCCTCCGGGGACCCGATGCGCTCCGGCATCGGCACCGCGTTGATCGAACGGTTGGGCCCCGATCAGGTCCGCGTCATCCCTGCGATCTCCTCAGTGGCCCTGGCCGGCGCCCGGATGGGCTGGTCGGCAGAGTCGACCGATGTGGTGACGGTCGTCGGCCGGAATCCGCACTCCGTACTCGCCCGGCTCGGCCCGGAGCGACGGCTGATCGTGCTGTCCTCCGACCAGCACACCCCCGCTCTGGTCGCCGCACTGCTGGTGGGTGCCGGCTACGGATCGAGCCGCATGACGGTCCTGGGTGAGCTCGGCGGTCCCGACGAGTCCGCGGAGTCCGCGACCGCTGCGGCCTGGACGTCCGACAGCCCGCGGCTGAACCTGATCTGCCTGGAGCTGCAGCCGGATCACGGCACTCCCCTGCTCGCCGGCATCCCCGGGCTGCCGGACACCGCCTTCGAGAACGACGGGCAACTGACGAAGCGGGACGTGCGGGCCAGCGCGCTGTCCCGGCTGGGTCCGGTACCGGGTCAACTGCTCTGGGACGTCGGGGCCGGGGCCGGATCGGTGGCGATCGAGTGGGCACGGACCGACCCGCGGTGTTCGGCGATCGCACTGGAGCAGGACCCGGAGCGGGCCGCGCGGATCACCCGCAATGCGCAGAGTCTCGGGGTGCCGGGGGTCCGGGTGATCACCGGGCCGGCCCCGGCGGTGTTGGCCGGGCTGCCCACTCCGCAGGCCGTCTTCGTCGGAGGCGGGGCCACTGCTTCCGGCGTGATCGACAAGTGTTGGGGTGCGCTGGCTCCCGGTGGCCGGCTGGTCGTGCACGGCGTCACCCTGGAGACCGATGCGGTGCTCGCGGACAGATACCGGTCGCTCGGTGGTGAGCTCGTCCGGCTGTCGGTGGAACGGGCCGCGCCGATCGGGTCCTTCACCGGCTGGACACCGGCACGCGCCGTGACGCAGTGGTCCATCACCAAGGTTCCGACGGCCGGGCACCCGGCGGAAGGGGGCACGTCATGA